In the Ilumatobacteraceae bacterium genome, one interval contains:
- a CDS encoding RidA family protein: protein MSERRHISHGSPLEEQIGYSRAVVDGRWVFVAGTTGFDYSTMTISDDIVEQADQTLANIADALERAGSSPDDVVRVTYILPDADDFEPCWPALRRFFLRAKPAATMTVAGLADPRIKIEIEVTALKPGTV, encoded by the coding sequence ATGAGCGAACGACGACACATCAGCCACGGCAGCCCGCTCGAGGAACAGATCGGGTACTCACGAGCCGTGGTCGACGGTCGCTGGGTGTTCGTGGCCGGCACCACCGGGTTCGACTACTCGACGATGACGATCTCCGACGACATCGTGGAGCAGGCCGACCAGACGCTCGCCAACATCGCCGACGCACTCGAACGCGCCGGTTCGTCACCCGACGACGTCGTCCGCGTCACCTACATCCTGCCCGACGCCGACGACTTCGAGCCGTGCTGGCCGGCACTCCGCCGCTTCTTCCTCCGAGCGAAGCCGGCCGCGACGATGACCGTCGCCGGCCTCGCCGACCCGCGCATCAAGATCGAGATCGAGGTCACGGCGCTGAAGCCCGGCACGGTCTGA